From Anopheles coluzzii chromosome 3, AcolN3, whole genome shotgun sequence, the proteins below share one genomic window:
- the LOC120959048 gene encoding protein enabled isoform X6, with protein MSEQSIIGARASVMVYDDVQRKWIPSGSSSGLSKVQIFHHQQNNTFRVVGRKLQDHEVVINCSIIKGLKYNQATATFHQWRDSKFVYGLNFSSPMDAEAFARAMMHALDVLSGRVPPSSTMQTTNPNPSQMAAAYEEDMGYRTMTREDAAIMQQQQQMTSQPPGVGPPQQPPNSIPGPGGGILSPQTPTSQTLPSQATQQQQQQQQQTHHRTNSAPPVPPALPTQQQQQASQQSQAQQQQQQKPIYASQQSNSSTNSITYGNNSQPYPQPIYVASNQNHQMLNQSVLPPQPPQQPPPPQQQLPSNLSNGSIYATATCSPSATNSNPANPIYAGQQQLVSQQQQQQQSAPPPPPMMMPPNGYGPPNGVGGPYGAGQPQYGIPPVPQMPMQPPHQQQPPSQMQQTNAPPPPPMMPPMFPMAAPSSVPQPPAPPMPPNLNNAAAPPPPPPPPGMPAVKPGEINSLALQLASAKLKRSQPPKSSPAAGVSSTSSSANNGSNAVSSTVTENSGSSTSSGGRSSSGMASMMDEMAKTLARRRAQAEKKEPDSNEDGGAAGSGGRQRAWEKSSTLPHKLGSGNNNAGGGGGANSGSGQGGASLSGSESPKPSRKRFGSASEETILKQINGGDSFSLPTAVEFDNLKEDILREMRSEIAKAKQEIIEAIKSEFNRSIRICFNQPVSVPTRGAYSQALEVAVHLPPRESGV; from the exons ATGAG CGAACAAAGCATCATTGGGGCCCGGGCCTCGGTCATGGTGTACGACGATGTGCAGCGGAAGTGGATACCGTCCGGCAGCTCGTCCGGTCTGAGCAAGGTGCAAATCTTCCACcatcagcaaaacaacacgTTCCGCGTCGTCGGTCGGAAGCTGCAGGACCATGAGGTCGTCATCAACTGTTCGATCATCAAGGGGCTGAAGTATAATCAGGCCACCGCGACGTTTCACCAGTGGCGCGATTCCAAGTTCGTGTACGGGTTGAACTTCTCCAGCCCGATGGACGCGGAAGCGTTTGCCCGTGCGATGATGCACGCTTTGGAT GTGCTGAGTGGACGCGTACCACCCTCGTCGACCATGCAAACGACCAATCCGAACCCGAGCCAGATGGCTGCGGCGTACGAGGAGGACATGGGCTACCGTACGATGACCCGTGAAGATGCGGCCatcatgcagcagcagcagcaaatgacTAGTCAACCGCCGGGCGTGGGACCACCACAGCAACCGCCGAACTCGATACCGGGCCCGGGCGGTGGCATACTATCCCCGCAAACGCCGACATCTCAAACGCTGCCATCACAAgccacccagcagcagcagcagcagcaacaacagacGCATCATCGTACAAACAG TGCACCACCGGTCCCGCCAGCGTTACcgacacaacagcagcagcaggcatcGCAGCAGTCACAggcgcagcaacagcagcaacagaaacCGATCTATGCATCACAGCAGAGCAACAGCAGTACCAACAGTATTACCTATGGAAACAACTCG CAGCCGTATCCGCAGCCAATCTACGTAGCATCGAATCAAAATCATCAAATGCTGAATCAGTCGGTGTTGCCACCGCAACCGCCGCAgcaaccaccgccaccacagcagcagctaccGTCGAACctttcgaacggttcgatttaCGCGACGGCCACGTGCTCCCCGAGCGCGACCAACAGCAATCCAGCGAACCCGATCTAcgccggccagcagcagctcgtttcacagcagcaacagcagcagcagtccgcaccaccgccgccaccgatgATGATGCCACCGAACGGCTACGGACCACCGAATGGTGTCGGCGGTCCGTACGGTGCTGGCCAACCACAGTACGGTATACCACCG GTTCCACAGATGCCAATGCAGCCgccgcaccagcagcaaccaccGTCACAGATGCAGCAAACGAATgctcctccaccaccgccaATGATGCCGCCGATGTTCCCGATGGCGGCACCATCTAGCGTACCGCAG CCACCAGCACCGCCGATGCCACCAAATCTGAATAATGCGGCTgctccaccgccgccgccaccaccgcccggCATGCCAGCGGTAAAGCCGGGAGAAATCAACTCCTTGGCCCTCCAGCTGGCCAGTGCCAAACTGAAACGCAGCCAACCGCCGAAAAGCTCGCCGGCCGCTGGCGTGTCGTCCACCTCTTCCTCCGCCAACAATGGCAGCAATGCCGTGTCGTCCACCGTGACGGAAAACAGTGGCAGCAGTACATCGAGCGGAG GACGGTCGTCATCTGGTATGGCATCGATGATGGATGAAATGGCGAAAACACTTGCCAGGCGTCGAGCGCAGGCAGAAAAGAAGGAG CCGGACTCCAACGAGGATGGAGGTGCAGCTGGATCCGGTGGTCGCCAGCGAGCCTGGGAAAAATCGAGCACACTGCCGCACAAATTGGGCAGCGGCAATAACAATGCCGGCGGTGGAGGAGGCGCCAACTCTGGCAGCGGCCAGGGTGGTGCAAGCCTGAGCGGTTCGGAATCACCGAAACCGTCGCGGAAACGCTTCGGCAGTGCCAGTGAGGAAACGATACTGAAG CAGATCAATGGTGGTGATAGCTTCTCCCTTCCGACTGCGGTCGAGTTCGACAATCTGAAGGAAGACATTTTGCGCGAGATGCGCAGCGAGATTGCCAAGGCGAAGCAAGAAATCATAGAAGCTATCAAATCAGAATTCAACCGCAG TATTCGAATATGTTTTAATCAGCCAGTGTCGGTACCAACCCGGGGTGCATATTCTCAAGCATTGGAAGTGGCAGTGCATCTCCCACCAAGAGAAAGTGGCGTGTAA